CTCCGATAATTCTTTCTATTCTTTTAAATTACTCTTATTTTAAGCGAGTAAGCATTGACTTAATACGTTTGAAATCTCCTAAATGCACCATTGATGCTTTACGAAGATGACGACGTTGTTTCTTGGTCTTACCGTGG
This region of Streptococcus mutans genomic DNA includes:
- the rpmI gene encoding 50S ribosomal protein L35; translation: MPKQKTHRASAKRFKRTGSGGLKRFRAYTSHRFHGKTKKQRRHLRKASMVHLGDFKRIKSMLTRLK